The following proteins are encoded in a genomic region of Arthrobacter jiangjiafuii:
- the sdhA gene encoding succinate dehydrogenase flavoprotein subunit: MQVHKYDVVIVGAGGAGMRAAIESGQRARTAVLTKLYPTRSHTGAAQGGMCAALANVEEDNWEWHTFDTVKGGDYLVDQDAAEVMAKEAIDAVLDLEKMGLPFNRTPEGRIDQRRFGGHTRDHGKAPVRRACYAADRTGHMILQTLYQNCVKHNVEFYNEYYVLDLLTVTDSFGQKRVAGVVSYDLASGELHVFQAKSVVFASGGAGKVFKTTSNAHTLTGDGMGIAFRRGIPLEDMEFFQFHPTGLAGLGILLSEAARGEGAILRNSEGERFMERYAPTIKDLAPRDIVARSMANEVREGRGCGPNKDYVLLDLTHLEPAHIDAKLPDITEFARTYLGVEPYTEPVPVFPTAHYAMGGIPTNIKAEVLQDNDTVIPGLYAAGEVACVSVHGSNRLGTNSLLDINVFGKRAGIYAAEYALTADFVDLPENPEATTIELLDLVRNSEGTERVAEIRRDLQNTMDANMQVFRSADTLNQVLTDIASLEERYKKISVQDKGKRFNLDLLEAVELGFLLELAKVMTVAALHREESRGGHFREDFPERDDEKFMKHSMAYKVDEAANAEHTAGIRLDTKPVIFTRYEPMVRKY; this comes from the coding sequence ATGCAGGTCCATAAGTACGACGTCGTAATTGTCGGCGCCGGCGGCGCCGGTATGCGTGCCGCCATTGAATCCGGCCAGCGCGCACGTACGGCGGTACTGACCAAGCTGTACCCCACCCGTTCCCACACCGGTGCGGCACAGGGCGGCATGTGCGCAGCACTGGCCAACGTCGAAGAAGACAACTGGGAATGGCACACCTTTGACACCGTCAAGGGCGGCGACTACCTGGTGGACCAGGACGCAGCGGAGGTCATGGCGAAGGAAGCCATCGACGCCGTGCTCGACCTGGAAAAGATGGGCCTGCCCTTCAACCGCACGCCCGAAGGCCGTATCGACCAGCGCCGCTTCGGCGGCCACACCCGCGACCACGGCAAGGCCCCGGTCCGCCGTGCCTGCTATGCAGCGGACCGCACCGGCCACATGATCCTGCAGACGCTGTACCAAAACTGCGTCAAGCACAATGTGGAGTTCTACAACGAGTACTACGTCCTGGACCTGCTGACCGTCACCGACAGCTTCGGACAGAAGCGCGTAGCCGGCGTCGTCTCCTACGACCTGGCCAGCGGCGAACTGCACGTCTTCCAGGCCAAGTCCGTTGTGTTCGCCTCCGGCGGTGCGGGCAAGGTCTTCAAGACCACGTCCAACGCCCACACCCTCACCGGTGACGGCATGGGCATCGCGTTCCGGCGCGGCATCCCCCTGGAAGACATGGAGTTCTTCCAGTTCCATCCGACAGGCCTCGCCGGCCTGGGCATCCTGCTCTCCGAAGCAGCCCGCGGAGAAGGCGCCATCCTGCGCAACTCCGAGGGTGAGCGCTTCATGGAGCGCTACGCCCCGACCATCAAGGACCTGGCGCCCCGCGACATCGTGGCCCGTTCCATGGCCAACGAGGTCCGTGAAGGCCGCGGCTGCGGCCCGAACAAGGACTACGTCCTCCTGGACCTCACGCACCTGGAACCGGCGCACATCGACGCCAAGCTCCCGGACATCACCGAGTTCGCCCGCACCTACCTGGGTGTGGAGCCGTACACGGAGCCGGTGCCGGTCTTCCCGACCGCGCACTACGCCATGGGCGGCATCCCGACCAACATCAAGGCCGAGGTCCTGCAGGACAACGACACCGTGATCCCCGGTCTCTACGCGGCCGGAGAAGTGGCCTGCGTTTCGGTCCACGGCTCCAACCGCCTGGGCACCAACTCCCTGCTGGACATCAATGTCTTCGGCAAGCGGGCCGGCATCTATGCCGCCGAGTACGCGCTGACCGCTGACTTCGTTGACCTGCCGGAGAACCCCGAAGCCACCACCATCGAGCTGCTGGACCTGGTCCGCAACTCCGAGGGCACGGAGCGGGTTGCCGAGATCCGCCGCGACCTGCAGAACACCATGGATGCCAACATGCAGGTGTTCCGCAGCGCCGACACCCTGAACCAGGTGCTGACCGACATTGCCTCGCTCGAAGAGCGGTACAAGAAGATCAGCGTCCAGGACAAGGGCAAGCGCTTCAACCTGGACCTGTTGGAAGCCGTTGAACTGGGCTTCCTGCTGGAACTGGCCAAGGTCATGACCGTGGCTGCCCTGCACCGTGAAGAGTCCCGCGGCGGGCACTTCCGCGAGGACTTCCCGGAGCGCGACGACGAGAAATTCATGAAGCATTCAATGGCGTACAAGGTTGACGAAGCCGCCAACGCCGAGCACACCGCGGGCATTCGACTGGACACCAAGCCGGTCATCTTCACGCGCTACGAGCCGATGGTGAGGAAGTACTAA
- a CDS encoding amidohydrolase: MRRSVAPILGELIAFRRDLHRHPELSTKEFRTTDRIVEVLADAGLAPVRLEGTGAYVDIGEGPLRLALRADIDALPVLEETNLGYASVNTGITHACGHDIHTTVMVGVAQILAAFEAAGELGGRVRVIFQPAEEVMPGGALGVIKQGVLEGVPRILALHCDPRIDVGQVGTRIGAITSASDTVRIELTGRGGHTSRPHLTEDLVFALAEIAVSVPAVLSRRIDVRSGVSVVWGQMHAGSAPNAIPGHGFMSGTMRCLDAEAWYAAGELLDDVVRQVAAPFGVDVTLEHTRGVPPVINTDAETSLIEAAARAELGEDAIVLAPQSMGGEDFAWMTQAVPGALMRLGTRTPGGETYDLHRGDYNPDELAISTGVAVMAAAAVRAARGLRH, encoded by the coding sequence ATGCGGAGAAGCGTTGCTCCGATCCTGGGTGAGCTGATCGCCTTCCGGCGGGACCTGCACCGGCACCCGGAGCTGTCAACGAAGGAATTCCGCACCACTGACCGCATTGTCGAAGTCCTGGCGGACGCTGGACTGGCCCCGGTCCGGCTCGAGGGCACCGGCGCCTACGTTGATATCGGCGAGGGGCCGCTGCGCCTGGCCCTGCGTGCAGACATCGACGCGCTGCCGGTCCTGGAGGAAACCAACCTGGGCTACGCGTCCGTTAATACGGGCATTACCCACGCCTGCGGACATGACATCCACACCACCGTCATGGTCGGGGTGGCCCAGATCCTCGCGGCCTTCGAGGCAGCCGGCGAACTCGGCGGCCGGGTGCGCGTCATCTTCCAGCCAGCGGAGGAAGTCATGCCCGGCGGCGCCCTCGGCGTCATCAAGCAGGGCGTACTGGAGGGGGTCCCGCGCATCCTGGCCCTGCACTGCGATCCCCGGATCGACGTGGGCCAGGTGGGAACGCGTATCGGGGCAATCACCTCCGCCTCGGACACAGTCCGGATTGAGCTGACCGGCCGCGGCGGACACACCTCCCGGCCGCACCTCACCGAAGACCTGGTTTTCGCGCTGGCGGAGATCGCGGTGAGCGTTCCGGCTGTGCTTTCCCGGCGGATTGACGTGCGCAGCGGCGTCTCCGTGGTCTGGGGACAGATGCATGCCGGATCCGCCCCCAATGCCATTCCAGGCCACGGCTTTATGTCCGGCACCATGCGCTGCCTGGATGCCGAGGCCTGGTACGCGGCCGGGGAACTGCTCGACGACGTCGTCCGGCAGGTAGCTGCGCCCTTCGGCGTGGATGTCACGCTGGAACACACCCGTGGCGTGCCGCCGGTCATCAATACAGACGCCGAAACCAGCCTGATCGAAGCCGCGGCCCGGGCCGAGCTGGGGGAGGACGCGATTGTCCTGGCCCCCCAGTCCATGGGCGGTGAAGATTTCGCCTGGATGACGCAGGCGGTTCCCGGAGCCTTGATGCGGCTGGGTACCCGCACCCCCGGAGGGGAGACGTACGACCTGCACCGCGGAGACTACAACCCGGACGAGCTGGCGATCAGCACCGGGGTGGCCGTGATGGCGGCAGCGGCTGTCCGTGCGGCCCGCGGGCTGAGGCACTGA
- a CDS encoding cytidine deaminase has product MNTDTGAAADAAAGIDWDSLQDAARAALAHAYVPYSKYPVGAAALTDDGRVISGANVENASYGLTLCAECALVSALHMTGGGRLAAFVCVDGAGEILMPCGRCRQLLYEFRAPGMLLLTVSGIRTMDEVLPDAFGPQHLEGQDSK; this is encoded by the coding sequence ATGAACACAGATACAGGTGCCGCTGCCGACGCAGCGGCAGGAATCGACTGGGACAGCCTGCAGGACGCGGCCCGTGCCGCCCTGGCCCACGCCTACGTGCCGTACTCGAAGTACCCGGTGGGGGCGGCGGCGCTGACCGACGACGGCCGGGTCATCTCCGGCGCCAACGTGGAAAACGCCTCCTACGGGCTGACCCTGTGCGCCGAGTGCGCCCTGGTCAGCGCGCTGCACATGACCGGCGGCGGGCGCCTGGCGGCGTTTGTCTGCGTGGACGGGGCAGGGGAGATCCTGATGCCGTGCGGACGCTGCCGGCAGCTGCTCTACGAATTCCGGGCTCCGGGCATGTTGTTACTTACCGTCAGCGGCATCCGGACCATGGACGAGGTCCTGCCGGATGCCTTTGGACCGCAGCATTTGGAAGGACAGGACAGCAAATGA
- a CDS encoding ABC transporter ATP-binding protein, giving the protein MKLELRGITKRFGALVANDHIDLVIEPGQVHSLLGENGAGKSTLMNVLYGLYEPTEGEILINDKPVVFSGPGDAMAAGIGMVHQHFMLVPVFTVAENVALGHETTGFAGALNLETTRARIRQISDQYGFDVDPDAVVEDLPVGVQQRVEIIKALIRDAEVLILDEPTAVLTPRETDELLAIMRQLTEDGKSVVFISHKLREVKAVSDVITVIRRGKVVGDAAPGASTTELASLMVGRSVNLTLNKAPAQPGAETFSVRDLVVLSDTGQPVVDHLTFSIAKGEILAVAGVQGNGQTELTEAIMGLQDHISGSIQLDGKELAGRRVDQIIDAGVGFVPEDRSVDGLVGPFTVAENLILNRYNKPPFARGMSMRPSVVAANAGEKIDEFDIRTQSAQAAAGTLSGGNQQKVVMARELSRPLSLFIASQPTRGVDVGSIEFLHKRIVAERDGGTPVLIVSTELDEVLELADRIAVLYGGKLMGIVPGNTSRDVLGLMMAGMRAEEALSHDRDIEGGAQ; this is encoded by the coding sequence GTGAAACTCGAACTCAGGGGCATCACCAAACGCTTCGGCGCCTTGGTTGCCAACGACCATATAGACCTGGTGATCGAACCGGGGCAGGTCCACAGCCTGCTCGGCGAGAACGGTGCAGGCAAGTCCACGTTGATGAACGTGCTCTACGGCCTCTACGAACCCACAGAGGGCGAGATCCTGATCAATGACAAGCCCGTGGTCTTCTCCGGTCCCGGAGATGCCATGGCAGCCGGCATTGGCATGGTGCATCAGCACTTCATGCTGGTTCCCGTCTTTACCGTCGCGGAGAACGTGGCCCTTGGCCACGAAACAACAGGGTTCGCCGGTGCGCTGAACCTGGAAACCACCCGCGCCCGCATCCGCCAGATCTCGGACCAGTACGGGTTCGACGTGGACCCCGACGCAGTCGTCGAAGACCTGCCCGTGGGTGTGCAGCAGCGCGTGGAAATCATCAAGGCCCTGATCCGGGACGCTGAAGTCCTGATCCTGGACGAGCCCACCGCCGTGCTGACGCCCCGCGAAACGGATGAGCTGCTGGCCATCATGCGCCAGCTGACCGAAGACGGTAAGTCGGTCGTTTTCATCTCGCACAAGCTGCGTGAGGTCAAAGCGGTTTCAGACGTGATCACCGTGATCCGCCGCGGCAAGGTTGTTGGCGACGCGGCTCCGGGAGCATCGACCACTGAACTGGCCTCCTTGATGGTGGGCCGTTCCGTCAACCTGACACTTAACAAGGCTCCAGCCCAGCCCGGCGCCGAAACCTTCTCCGTCCGTGACCTCGTCGTGCTGTCCGACACCGGCCAGCCCGTTGTGGACCACCTCACCTTCAGCATCGCCAAGGGCGAGATCCTCGCGGTCGCCGGTGTCCAGGGCAACGGCCAGACGGAATTGACCGAGGCCATCATGGGGCTGCAGGATCACATCTCCGGTTCCATCCAGCTCGACGGCAAGGAACTTGCCGGACGCCGCGTGGACCAGATCATCGACGCCGGTGTGGGCTTCGTGCCCGAGGACCGCAGCGTCGACGGACTCGTGGGCCCCTTCACCGTCGCGGAGAACCTGATTCTCAACCGGTACAACAAGCCCCCGTTCGCCAGGGGCATGTCCATGCGTCCGTCCGTTGTGGCCGCCAACGCCGGCGAGAAAATCGACGAGTTCGACATCCGGACGCAGTCTGCGCAGGCAGCTGCCGGGACACTTTCCGGTGGCAATCAGCAGAAAGTCGTGATGGCCCGTGAACTGTCCCGCCCGCTTTCGCTGTTCATCGCCTCCCAGCCCACCCGCGGCGTGGACGTCGGTTCGATCGAGTTCCTGCACAAGCGGATCGTTGCCGAGCGCGACGGCGGGACGCCGGTCCTGATTGTCTCCACCGAACTGGACGAAGTCCTGGAACTGGCAGACCGCATCGCCGTGTTGTACGGCGGCAAGCTCATGGGCATTGTCCCGGGCAATACCTCGCGTGACGTCCTTGGCCTGATGATGGCCGGGATGCGCGCCGAAGAAGCACTTTCGCACGACCGCGATATTGAGGGAGGGGCGCAGTGA
- a CDS encoding mannose-1-phosphate guanylyltransferase: MSTEPAHPNPSSADFDRFYGVIPAGGVGTRLWPLSRAAAPKFLHDLTGSGSTLIRATYDRLSPLSGDRVMVVTGTLHREAVRKQLPEITRENLVLELEPKDSAAAIGLAAAILFKRDPNIIMGSFAADQVITPVDVFQDAVREAVHTAAQGFIVTIGIHPTHAATGFGYIRAGDPLDIPGAPSAHAVVEFVEKPSEEVARTYLKNGRYSWNAGMFVAPVDLMLKHLEANQPELYVGLMEIAEAWDTPRRREVVLRIWPTLPKIAIDYAVAEPAAAAGDVAMIPGIFNWDDVGDFAAIGRLNPAAENSDLTVMGDGARVYSENASGIVVSDTKRVIALIGIEDVVIVDTLDALLVTTKEHAQEVKKAVEHLKASGDTDVL; the protein is encoded by the coding sequence ATGAGTACAGAACCGGCACACCCCAATCCTTCCTCCGCGGACTTCGACCGCTTCTACGGCGTAATTCCCGCCGGCGGCGTCGGCACCCGCCTGTGGCCGTTGTCCCGTGCGGCCGCACCCAAGTTCCTCCATGACCTCACCGGTTCGGGTTCCACCCTCATCCGTGCGACCTATGACCGGCTGAGCCCGCTGAGCGGTGACCGGGTCATGGTCGTGACCGGCACGCTCCACCGGGAAGCGGTGCGGAAGCAGCTGCCGGAGATCACCAGAGAGAACCTGGTGCTGGAATTGGAGCCCAAGGACTCTGCCGCTGCCATCGGGTTGGCTGCAGCCATTCTTTTTAAGCGGGATCCGAACATCATCATGGGTTCCTTTGCCGCGGACCAGGTCATCACCCCGGTGGATGTGTTCCAGGATGCCGTGCGTGAAGCCGTGCACACCGCTGCGCAGGGTTTTATCGTGACCATCGGCATCCACCCCACCCACGCAGCCACCGGCTTCGGCTATATCCGTGCCGGAGACCCGCTGGACATTCCCGGGGCGCCGAGTGCACACGCCGTCGTCGAATTCGTCGAGAAGCCCTCCGAAGAGGTGGCCCGCACCTACCTGAAGAACGGCCGCTACAGCTGGAACGCGGGAATGTTTGTTGCGCCCGTGGACCTGATGCTTAAGCACCTGGAAGCGAACCAGCCCGAGCTCTACGTCGGCCTGATGGAAATCGCTGAAGCCTGGGACACCCCGCGCCGGCGTGAGGTGGTGCTGCGGATCTGGCCCACCCTGCCCAAGATCGCCATCGACTATGCGGTGGCTGAACCTGCCGCGGCAGCCGGTGACGTCGCGATGATTCCGGGCATCTTTAACTGGGACGACGTCGGGGACTTCGCGGCAATCGGCCGGCTGAATCCGGCCGCAGAGAACAGCGACCTGACCGTAATGGGCGACGGTGCACGGGTCTATTCGGAGAACGCGTCCGGAATCGTCGTATCGGATACCAAGCGGGTTATCGCTCTGATCGGCATCGAGGATGTGGTGATCGTGGACACCCTCGATGCGCTGCTCGTGACCACGAAGGAACACGCCCAGGAGGTCAAGAAGGCTGTGGAACACCTCAAGGCCAGCGGCGACACCGACGTCCTCTAA
- a CDS encoding ABC transporter permease has translation MSPENENRQQGQPAHRKEEAAAEDTRLLTAAETAGGALPPPAVPVPESELHPESSDESVLRRIVSGNALVSVLSVLMALIVGGLLIALTDEDVASAASYFFSRPGDLFAAAWSAASGAYIALFQGSVFNFEAESFSRMIYPLTQTLTVATPLICAGLGVALAFRAGLFNIGAQGQILIGATMAAWVGFSWHLPVGLHLLVVVIAGAVGGALWGGIAGLLKARTGAHEVIVTIMLNYIAIQLVLFLLTTPGFQRPGSTNPISPQLDTTAMFPPLLGSGFRLHWGFVMAVAATVFIWWLLNRSTVGFELRAVGANPAAARNAGISTTKGYVIVMLIAGALAGLAGVAQVSGTEKVLTSGVAASFGFDAITVALLGRSSPWGTFAAGILFGAFRAGGVTMQTSTGTNIDIVLVVQSLIVLFIAAPPLVRSLFRIPPPGAFKTSGKRTTKNTEAAGGKA, from the coding sequence GTGAGCCCGGAGAACGAAAACAGGCAGCAGGGCCAACCAGCCCACCGGAAAGAGGAGGCGGCAGCCGAAGACACCCGGCTGCTGACCGCTGCCGAAACCGCAGGCGGGGCACTGCCGCCGCCTGCCGTTCCCGTCCCCGAATCGGAGCTCCACCCGGAGAGCAGCGATGAATCGGTGCTCCGCCGCATCGTCTCCGGGAACGCGCTGGTTTCGGTCCTCTCGGTCCTGATGGCGCTCATCGTCGGCGGCCTGCTGATCGCCCTCACCGACGAAGACGTTGCCAGTGCGGCATCCTACTTCTTCAGCCGTCCGGGGGACCTTTTTGCAGCTGCCTGGTCCGCGGCATCGGGGGCCTACATCGCCCTTTTCCAGGGCTCGGTCTTCAACTTCGAAGCCGAGAGCTTTTCCCGGATGATTTACCCGCTGACCCAGACGCTGACAGTGGCGACACCGCTGATCTGCGCCGGACTCGGCGTTGCCCTGGCCTTCCGCGCGGGCCTCTTCAACATCGGTGCTCAGGGCCAGATCCTCATCGGCGCCACCATGGCCGCCTGGGTCGGTTTCAGCTGGCACTTGCCGGTGGGGCTTCACCTGCTGGTCGTGGTGATCGCAGGTGCCGTCGGCGGTGCACTCTGGGGCGGCATTGCCGGCCTCCTCAAAGCCAGGACCGGCGCGCATGAAGTCATTGTGACCATCATGCTCAACTACATCGCCATCCAGCTGGTGCTCTTCCTGCTCACGACTCCGGGCTTCCAGCGACCGGGTTCCACCAACCCGATCAGCCCGCAGCTCGATACAACCGCCATGTTCCCGCCCCTGCTCGGCTCCGGCTTCCGCCTGCACTGGGGTTTCGTGATGGCCGTTGCCGCCACTGTCTTCATCTGGTGGCTGCTGAACCGTTCCACCGTGGGCTTCGAGCTGCGCGCAGTCGGAGCCAACCCGGCCGCTGCACGGAACGCCGGGATCAGCACCACCAAGGGCTACGTGATCGTCATGCTCATCGCCGGTGCCCTCGCCGGACTCGCCGGCGTTGCCCAGGTCTCCGGCACCGAAAAGGTGCTGACCTCCGGCGTGGCCGCCAGCTTCGGCTTCGACGCGATCACGGTTGCCCTGCTCGGCCGCTCCTCTCCGTGGGGAACCTTCGCGGCAGGAATTCTCTTCGGCGCCTTCCGTGCGGGCGGCGTCACCATGCAGACCAGCACCGGAACCAACATCGACATCGTCCTGGTGGTCCAGTCGCTGATTGTCCTCTTCATCGCCGCGCCCCCGCTGGTCCGGTCGCTGTTTAGGATCCCGCCGCCGGGCGCGTTCAAGACATCCGGCAAGCGCACAACCAAGAACACCGAAGCAGCCGGAGGAAAAGCATGA
- the sdhC gene encoding succinate dehydrogenase, cytochrome b556 subunit, which translates to MSKLPAGTLYRGREGQWSWVAHRITGVVIFFFLLVHVLDTSLVRVSPEAYNVVIGAYKNPIMGLGELGLVAAIVFHAFNGVRVILIDFWKKGPKYQRQMLWSVVGLWVVTMIGFSIRHLPIVFGGH; encoded by the coding sequence GTGTCGAAGTTACCAGCAGGCACGCTCTACCGCGGCCGCGAAGGCCAGTGGTCGTGGGTTGCGCACCGTATTACCGGCGTGGTGATCTTCTTCTTCCTTTTGGTCCACGTCTTGGATACCTCATTGGTGCGTGTTTCACCCGAGGCCTACAACGTCGTGATTGGCGCATACAAGAACCCGATCATGGGCCTCGGCGAGCTTGGCCTCGTCGCCGCCATCGTGTTCCACGCCTTCAACGGCGTGCGTGTGATCCTGATTGACTTCTGGAAGAAGGGCCCCAAGTACCAGCGCCAGATGCTGTGGAGCGTCGTCGGTCTTTGGGTGGTCACTATGATCGGTTTCTCCATTCGCCACCTTCCCATCGTTTTCGGGGGTCATTAA
- a CDS encoding ABC transporter permease: MSTATTLSSAGKTAGQAIRSWKIPVILWALAILGFILFGLGSPSAEVTFRLTEESAAIQLPNIVVSAPVLGWISSVVLLASAAYSTILVSRFQHVPVWLIAMFAVFFVAAFLTWSVGSARSPSVAIYGLLAGSFTLAFPLIFGALSGVLCERSGVVNIAIEGQLLFGAFAAAVAGTLSGNAFVGLFAAAVAGVLVSLVLAVFSIKYIVNQVIVGVVLNVLVSGLTGFLFSTVLSTDTSKWNSPPRLPSIRIPLLADIPILGPILFDQSVIGYLMYIAVAGIYFGLFHTKWGLRTRAVGEHPKAADTLGVNVNRMRFTNVLLAGAVAGVGGAFFTLVSVSSFNRDMTSGQGYIALAALILGRWNPIGALFAALLFGFASNLQSVLSLLGTPVPNQFLAMLPYVVTIFAVAGVVGKSRGPAASGIPYIKG, encoded by the coding sequence ATGAGCACCGCAACCACTCTCTCCTCCGCGGGAAAGACTGCAGGGCAGGCAATCCGCAGCTGGAAAATCCCGGTCATCCTCTGGGCCCTGGCAATCCTCGGGTTCATCCTCTTCGGCCTCGGTTCCCCCTCCGCGGAAGTAACATTCCGCCTCACGGAGGAAAGCGCCGCCATCCAGCTGCCCAATATCGTGGTCTCTGCGCCGGTGCTGGGCTGGATCTCCTCGGTGGTCCTGCTGGCATCGGCCGCCTACTCCACCATCCTGGTCAGCAGGTTCCAGCACGTGCCGGTCTGGCTGATAGCCATGTTCGCCGTCTTCTTTGTCGCTGCCTTCCTGACCTGGTCCGTGGGCAGCGCCCGCAGCCCCAGCGTCGCCATCTACGGGTTGCTGGCCGGATCCTTCACGCTGGCGTTCCCGCTGATCTTCGGTGCGCTTTCGGGTGTGCTCTGCGAGCGGTCCGGCGTTGTGAACATCGCAATCGAGGGCCAGCTGCTCTTCGGTGCCTTCGCCGCAGCAGTCGCCGGAACCCTCTCCGGCAACGCCTTCGTGGGGCTCTTCGCCGCAGCCGTTGCCGGTGTGCTGGTCTCGCTGGTCCTGGCAGTGTTCAGCATCAAGTACATCGTGAACCAGGTGATTGTCGGCGTCGTGCTGAACGTTCTGGTCTCCGGGCTGACCGGCTTCCTGTTCTCCACGGTGCTCAGCACCGACACCTCCAAGTGGAATTCCCCGCCCCGGCTGCCCTCCATCCGCATCCCGCTGCTGGCGGACATTCCGATCCTCGGCCCGATCCTGTTCGACCAGTCCGTGATCGGCTACCTCATGTACATCGCCGTGGCGGGAATCTACTTCGGCCTGTTCCACACCAAGTGGGGCCTGCGTACACGGGCCGTCGGGGAGCATCCCAAGGCGGCTGACACGCTGGGCGTGAATGTGAACCGCATGCGGTTCACCAACGTCCTGCTCGCCGGTGCGGTGGCCGGTGTCGGAGGCGCGTTCTTCACCCTCGTCTCGGTGTCCTCCTTCAACCGCGACATGACCTCCGGCCAGGGCTACATCGCGCTGGCGGCGCTGATCCTGGGCCGCTGGAACCCGATCGGTGCGCTCTTCGCCGCCCTGCTCTTCGGCTTTGCGTCGAACCTGCAGTCGGTGCTGAGCCTGCTCGGGACCCCGGTACCGAACCAGTTCCTGGCCATGCTGCCTTACGTGGTGACCATCTTCGCCGTCGCCGGTGTGGTGGGTAAGTCGCGCGGTCCTGCGGCCAGCGGCATACCGTATATCAAGGGCTGA
- a CDS encoding BMP family lipoprotein, translating to MKNFPRSFKRNAGVSAAMLGVSALLLSGCGAAPDEEADSSEASANSDFRACIVSDEGGFDDRSFNQSSYEGLKAAEESLGIQVSEAQSQSETDFLPNLDSMISEGCNLTVTVGFLLADATKEVATANPDSNFAIVDDNSIELDNVKPIIYDTAQAAFLAGYVAAGTSETGKVATYGGINIPTVTIFMDGFADGVEYYNEQNSADVQLLGWNKADQTGSFVGNFTDTGAGKTTTENFLNEGADIIMPVAGPVGSGTLDAVVEANANGGSNKVVWVDSDGFETNDVGTEFILTSVMKLMGEAVEDVISTDVEGNFDATPYIGTLENGGVALAPYHDQESAVPADVKTAVDEIKAKIISGEITVESAASPK from the coding sequence TTGAAGAATTTCCCGCGCAGCTTCAAGCGCAACGCAGGCGTCTCAGCCGCCATGCTCGGCGTTTCGGCGCTCCTGCTTTCCGGCTGCGGTGCAGCACCCGATGAAGAAGCGGATTCGAGCGAAGCTTCGGCAAACAGCGACTTCCGCGCCTGCATCGTTTCGGATGAAGGCGGTTTCGACGACCGTTCCTTTAACCAGTCCAGCTACGAGGGACTGAAGGCAGCCGAGGAGTCCCTCGGCATCCAGGTCTCAGAGGCCCAGTCGCAGTCGGAGACCGATTTCCTCCCGAACCTTGACTCCATGATCAGCGAAGGCTGCAACCTCACCGTGACGGTCGGGTTCCTCCTGGCTGACGCGACCAAGGAGGTTGCGACGGCAAACCCGGACAGCAACTTTGCCATCGTCGATGACAACAGCATCGAGCTCGACAACGTCAAGCCGATCATCTACGACACGGCGCAGGCAGCGTTCCTCGCCGGCTACGTAGCGGCAGGCACGTCTGAAACCGGCAAGGTTGCCACCTACGGCGGCATCAACATCCCCACCGTCACCATCTTCATGGACGGCTTTGCCGACGGCGTGGAGTACTACAACGAACAGAACAGCGCCGACGTCCAGCTCCTCGGCTGGAACAAGGCAGACCAGACCGGCTCCTTCGTCGGCAACTTCACGGACACCGGTGCAGGCAAGACCACCACCGAGAACTTCCTGAACGAAGGCGCCGACATCATCATGCCGGTGGCCGGCCCTGTCGGTTCCGGAACACTGGATGCCGTGGTCGAAGCCAATGCCAACGGCGGCAGCAACAAGGTTGTCTGGGTCGACTCCGACGGCTTCGAGACCAACGACGTGGGCACCGAGTTCATCCTGACCTCGGTCATGAAGCTCATGGGCGAGGCAGTCGAGGACGTCATCAGCACCGACGTCGAGGGCAACTTCGACGCCACCCCGTACATCGGAACCCTGGAAAACGGCGGCGTCGCACTGGCTCCTTACCACGACCAGGAAAGCGCCGTTCCGGCCGACGTCAAGACGGCCGTTGACGAGATCAAGGCCAAGATCATCTCCGGTGAAATCACCGTGGAATCCGCAGCCAGCCCTAAGTAA
- a CDS encoding succinate dehydrogenase hydrophobic membrane anchor subunit, whose protein sequence is MSTSTNEAVSIEAPRSGRIAPKYARTPGGKGNFEMFAWLFMRVSGAILIVLIFTHLFVNLMLGDGIHAVDFGFVAGKWASPLWQVWDLVMLWLAMLHGTNGVRVIINDYADKNSTRMALKSILYIASLVIIVLGTLVIFTFDPCPAGAPLELLGDFCTA, encoded by the coding sequence ATGAGTACATCCACCAATGAGGCCGTCTCCATCGAGGCCCCCCGCTCCGGCCGGATCGCCCCCAAGTACGCCCGCACCCCGGGCGGCAAAGGCAACTTCGAGATGTTCGCGTGGCTGTTCATGCGCGTCTCCGGTGCCATCCTGATCGTTCTGATCTTCACCCACCTGTTCGTGAACCTGATGCTGGGCGACGGCATCCACGCCGTCGACTTCGGCTTTGTAGCCGGCAAGTGGGCCAGCCCGCTCTGGCAGGTCTGGGACCTGGTCATGCTGTGGCTGGCGATGCTGCACGGCACCAACGGCGTCCGCGTCATCATCAATGACTACGCAGACAAGAACTCCACGCGCATGGCCCTGAAGAGCATTCTCTACATTGCCTCCCTCGTGATCATCGTGCTCGGCACCCTGGTGATCTTCACCTTCGATCCGTGCCCGGCCGGCGCTCCCCTGGAGCTCCTCGGGGACTTCTGCACGGCTTAG